One Methanobacteriales archaeon HGW-Methanobacteriales-1 DNA window includes the following coding sequences:
- a CDS encoding universal stress protein — translation MYKKILLPTDGSEHAKKAGEHAIMIANAGLADLVVLSVVDAGYLDALVEEDLKQKLDNSLKKEGKEAVENFSAQLMESKCQGVCQQNVKLTTEIKEGNPAEIILKTIVEDDIDLVVIGSSGKHALTKFVYGSVTDKVVRSAECPVLVIK, via the coding sequence ATGTACAAAAAAATATTATTACCTACTGATGGATCTGAACACGCCAAAAAAGCGGGGGAACATGCTATAATGATTGCCAATGCAGGCTTGGCCGATTTGGTTGTTTTAAGTGTAGTAGATGCGGGATATCTTGATGCACTCGTTGAAGAAGATTTAAAACAAAAACTGGACAACTCTTTAAAAAAAGAAGGTAAAGAAGCTGTTGAAAACTTTTCAGCACAGTTAATGGAAAGCAAATGTCAGGGTGTTTGTCAGCAGAATGTTAAATTAACAACGGAAATAAAAGAAGGGAATCCTGCAGAAATAATTCTGAAAACTATTGTGGAAGATGATATTGATTTGGTGGTAATCGGAAGTTCTGGAAAACATGCTTTAACAAAATTTGTGTATGGAAGCGTCACTGACAAGGTTGTAAGATCTGCTGAGTGTCCGGTTCTGGTTATAAAATAA
- a CDS encoding ribose-phosphate diphosphokinase, translating to MIIGGSASQKLAAKVAKELDDYLCPVETRKFPDGERYIRFKEEIEKEVVVVQSTGYPQDENLMELFFILKNLKSLGAEEIKVVIPYFGYGRQEKRFKDGEAVSASITADFIEYAGATELFSVNLHENKVTDFFNIPVTEISAMPLIAEYISENLDDPVIIAPDKGALPHAKEISDILNCPCDHMEKTRISPDTVETRVNSLDVEGRQAVIIDDIISTGGTIVNASNILKEHQAQSVTVTCVHPVLVEDALLKIFATGVEDVLATDTLSSDVSSLSVAPLIANVLK from the coding sequence TTGATAATAGGTGGTTCAGCATCTCAAAAACTAGCAGCTAAAGTTGCAAAAGAACTTGATGATTATCTTTGTCCTGTTGAAACTCGAAAATTCCCTGATGGGGAACGTTACATTCGTTTTAAGGAAGAAATCGAAAAAGAAGTAGTAGTAGTCCAGTCCACAGGATATCCTCAGGATGAAAATTTAATGGAATTATTTTTTATTTTAAAAAATCTTAAAAGTTTAGGTGCAGAAGAGATTAAAGTAGTGATTCCTTATTTTGGTTATGGAAGACAAGAAAAACGTTTTAAAGACGGTGAAGCAGTTTCTGCATCAATTACTGCTGATTTTATTGAATATGCCGGGGCCACTGAACTTTTCTCAGTCAACCTCCATGAAAATAAAGTCACTGACTTCTTCAATATTCCAGTAACCGAAATTTCAGCCATGCCTCTTATTGCGGAGTATATCAGTGAAAATTTAGATGATCCGGTGATAATAGCACCAGACAAAGGGGCCTTACCTCACGCTAAAGAAATATCAGATATATTAAATTGTCCTTGTGACCATATGGAAAAAACCAGAATATCCCCAGATACAGTAGAAACCAGAGTTAATAGTCTGGATGTGGAAGGACGTCAAGCAGTGATAATTGATGATATTATAAGTACTGGTGGGACCATTGTTAATGCATCAAACATATTGAAAGAACACCAGGCCCAAAGCGTTACTGTGACCTGTGTGCATCCAGTATTAGTAGAAGATGCTCTTTTAAAGATTTTTGCAACCGGAGTAGAAGATGTTTTAGCAACAGATACTTTATCATCTGATGTGAGTTCTCTTTCCGTTGCTCCTTTGATTGCAAACGTATTAAAATAA
- a CDS encoding hydroxymethylglutaryl-CoA synthase, with protein sequence MAGIVGYGVYVPSYRIKVEEIARVWGDDPKAISRGLVVTEKSVPAPDEDTATISVEAARYAMKRAEIDPKKIGAVYVGSESHPYAVKPTATIVAEAVSAAPELTAADMEFACKAGTAGMQACMGLVDSDMVEYGLAVGADTAQGAPGDALEYTASAGGAAYIIGKKDTIADFESTYSFTTDTPDFYRREGMPYPSHGGRFTGEPAFFKHVLAAANGMFEKMGTDASDYDYAVFHQPNGKFYLKAAKKLGFNKEQVQHGLLTPVIGNTYSGATPLGLAAILDEAKAGDRILAVSYGSGAGSDAFSITVNDKIEEKQNLAPKVQDMIKEKRYVDYAVYAKFKDKIRMA encoded by the coding sequence ATGGCAGGAATTGTTGGATATGGAGTCTATGTACCTTCATATAGAATAAAAGTTGAAGAAATAGCACGTGTATGGGGAGATGATCCTAAAGCTATTTCCAGAGGATTGGTAGTAACAGAGAAATCTGTCCCGGCCCCTGACGAAGATACAGCCACTATATCAGTGGAAGCTGCAAGATACGCCATGAAAAGAGCAGAAATAGATCCTAAAAAAATTGGAGCAGTTTATGTTGGTTCAGAATCTCACCCATATGCTGTAAAACCAACTGCTACCATAGTAGCAGAAGCTGTTAGCGCAGCACCAGAATTAACCGCTGCAGATATGGAATTTGCATGTAAAGCTGGTACAGCTGGTATGCAAGCGTGTATGGGCCTAGTAGATTCGGATATGGTTGAATACGGTCTGGCTGTTGGAGCAGATACTGCTCAAGGAGCACCAGGAGATGCCTTAGAATACACGGCATCTGCAGGTGGAGCAGCCTACATAATAGGTAAAAAAGACACCATAGCCGATTTTGAATCTACATACAGTTTTACTACTGATACTCCCGACTTTTACCGAAGGGAAGGAATGCCTTACCCCAGTCATGGAGGGAGATTTACTGGAGAACCAGCTTTTTTCAAACACGTACTCGCTGCAGCTAATGGAATGTTTGAAAAAATGGGAACTGATGCATCTGATTACGATTATGCAGTATTTCACCAACCTAATGGTAAGTTTTACTTAAAAGCAGCTAAAAAATTAGGTTTTAACAAGGAACAAGTTCAACACGGACTTTTAACCCCAGTTATTGGAAACACTTACTCTGGAGCCACCCCACTAGGACTGGCTGCCATATTAGATGAAGCAAAAGCTGGAGACAGAATATTAGCTGTTTCTTATGGTTCTGGTGCTGGAAGCGATGCCTTCAGTATTACAGTTAATGATAAAATTGAAGAAAAACAGAATTTAGCCCCGAAGGTTCAAGATATGATTAAAGAAAAACGTTACGTCGATTATGCCGTTTATGCTAAATTTAAAGATAAAATAAGGATGGCTTAA
- a CDS encoding anion transporter: MLIPLPGLSYAGHAAIALLIFAVIMWATEATHLAVTSLIILFIQPIMGIESFNNAVIGFANPILFLMIGGFIMAEAIRKSGLAQRLTYLMLSKLGTSPSKGLFVSVFSTGILSAWIENVVAFAMLLPIIKEIVLLMGVTDPEKGKSNYAKAMILGASFGSLAGGFGTEIGTAPNLMAAAYTGIPFVNWMIFGFPLAIMLMAFIWFGLARIFPSEVKGIVGGDSVLTEKLSKMGNISRNEKISLTILLFAIFLWVSASYTGIDSYSVALIGAVLFILSGVISWKDAQKNVDWGLIVFFGGALSLGAALLNTGAAEWLINDLISLMGNNPSTIAVMLVLMVIAVCITQIMSNIALSAILIPLSVILAQSQGLAVGTYAVPVAIACSLSFMFPMADPTVAMAYGSGYVSVKEIFKAGLPMVIVGIVLTAIVMLGVLTFAPSLLGT; the protein is encoded by the coding sequence ATGTTGATTCCCCTACCAGGTTTAAGTTATGCTGGACATGCGGCCATTGCATTATTAATTTTCGCGGTCATTATGTGGGCCACGGAAGCTACTCATCTGGCTGTTACTTCGCTTATAATCTTGTTTATTCAACCTATTATGGGAATAGAGAGTTTTAATAATGCTGTAATTGGATTTGCAAATCCCATACTCTTTTTAATGATTGGTGGATTCATAATGGCCGAAGCAATCAGAAAAAGTGGACTTGCTCAGCGTTTAACCTATCTTATGCTATCTAAACTGGGAACTTCACCAAGTAAGGGATTATTTGTAAGTGTATTCTCTACAGGTATTTTATCGGCATGGATTGAAAATGTAGTTGCGTTTGCTATGCTTTTACCTATTATTAAAGAAATTGTACTTCTTATGGGTGTTACTGATCCAGAAAAAGGTAAAAGTAATTATGCTAAAGCTATGATTTTAGGAGCTTCTTTTGGATCTCTGGCTGGAGGTTTTGGTACGGAGATAGGAACTGCACCAAACTTGATGGCTGCAGCATATACTGGAATTCCTTTTGTGAACTGGATGATATTTGGATTCCCACTGGCCATTATGTTAATGGCATTTATTTGGTTTGGTCTTGCTAGGATTTTTCCCAGTGAAGTTAAAGGTATTGTTGGAGGAGACTCAGTTCTCACTGAAAAACTTTCCAAAATGGGGAATATAAGCAGAAACGAAAAAATAAGCCTGACAATATTATTATTTGCCATTTTCCTATGGGTAAGTGCAAGTTATACTGGAATTGACAGCTATTCTGTGGCATTAATTGGTGCAGTATTATTTATTTTATCAGGAGTAATAAGCTGGAAAGATGCTCAGAAAAATGTGGACTGGGGATTAATTGTGTTCTTTGGAGGAGCACTATCTCTCGGAGCAGCACTTCTCAATACTGGAGCTGCTGAATGGTTAATTAATGATTTAATCAGTTTAATGGGAAATAATCCATCCACCATAGCAGTTATGTTGGTTTTAATGGTTATTGCTGTATGTATTACTCAGATAATGTCTAATATTGCTCTTTCTGCAATACTGATACCATTATCTGTGATTTTAGCTCAATCACAGGGATTAGCTGTGGGTACCTATGCTGTTCCGGTGGCTATTGCATGTTCACTTTCATTCATGTTCCCTATGGCCGATCCAACTGTGGCTATGGCCTATGGTTCTGGTTACGTGAGTGTGAAGGAGATATTCAAAGCAGGATTGCCAATGGTTATAGTTGGAATTGTATTAACTGCGATTGTGATGTTGGGCGTTCTGACATTTGCTCCATCTTTGTTAGGTACTTAA
- a CDS encoding rhodanese-like domain-containing protein, with protein MVNNQIFKDITPQESSQIIKDNINNPEFFLLDVRTPAEFQSGHLEGAVNVDYQSNFKVEIEQMDKEKKYLLYCKSGIRSANALEIMRHFGFNEVYNMLGGITYWADEGRPVLR; from the coding sequence ATGGTAAATAATCAAATATTCAAAGATATAACTCCTCAAGAATCTAGTCAAATTATAAAAGATAATATTAATAATCCTGAATTTTTTTTATTGGATGTTAGAACCCCTGCGGAATTCCAAAGCGGTCATCTGGAAGGGGCAGTAAATGTGGATTATCAGAGTAATTTTAAGGTTGAAATTGAGCAGATGGATAAAGAAAAAAAATATTTATTATATTGTAAATCGGGTATTCGAAGTGCCAATGCCCTGGAAATAATGCGCCATTTCGGATTTAATGAAGTTTATAATATGTTGGGTGGTATAACTTACTGGGCTGATGAAGGTCGGCCAGTGCTTAGATAA
- a CDS encoding thermosome subunit, with protein sequence MAQYSGAGQPILVLPEGTNRFIGRDAQRMNILAGKVLAETVRTTLGPKGMDKMLVDSLGDIVVTNDGVTILKEMDIEHPAAKMLVEVAKTQEDEVGDGTTTAVIIAGELLKKAENLLDMDIHPTIVAMGYRQAAEKAQEILNDISIDADDKDTLIKVAMTAMTGKGTEKAREPLARLVVDAVKQVEEDGEVEIDHIKIEKKDGAIVEESKLVQGVIIDKERVHPGMPKKVEDAKIALLNCPIEVKETEVDAEIRITDPTQMQAFIEQEEQMIRDMVSSIVDTGAQVVFSQKGIDDLAQHYLSKAGVMAVRRVKKSDIEKLSKATGAKVVTNIEDLSADDLGDAGLVSEKKISGEEMIFVEDCKEPKAVTLLVRGSTGHVVSEIERAIDDAIGVVAATVEDGKVVAGGGAPEIEIAKRLKDYADAISGREQLAITAFAEALEVVPKTLAENAGLDSIDSLVDLRAAHENSVYMGLDVFEGAVTDMYKAGVIEPHRVKKQAIQSASEAAEMILRIDDVIASSGAGRPDMEGMEGMGGMPGGMPPMM encoded by the coding sequence GTGGCACAATACAGTGGCGCAGGACAACCTATTTTAGTACTACCTGAAGGTACTAACAGGTTTATCGGAAGAGACGCTCAAAGAATGAATATATTAGCTGGAAAAGTCTTAGCAGAGACTGTAAGAACAACTCTAGGACCTAAGGGAATGGACAAAATGTTAGTCGATTCTTTAGGAGATATCGTTGTAACCAACGACGGTGTAACTATCCTTAAAGAGATGGATATCGAGCACCCTGCTGCTAAAATGTTAGTAGAAGTAGCTAAAACCCAAGAAGACGAAGTAGGTGATGGAACCACCACTGCAGTTATTATTGCTGGTGAATTACTCAAAAAAGCTGAAAACCTACTGGACATGGACATCCACCCAACCATAGTAGCTATGGGATACAGACAAGCAGCTGAAAAAGCTCAAGAAATATTAAATGATATTTCTATAGATGCTGATGACAAGGACACTTTAATTAAAGTGGCCATGACTGCTATGACTGGAAAAGGAACTGAAAAAGCTCGTGAACCACTAGCAAGACTCGTGGTTGACGCAGTTAAACAGGTAGAAGAAGACGGCGAAGTGGAAATAGACCACATCAAAATCGAGAAGAAAGACGGTGCTATCGTAGAAGAATCCAAGCTAGTACAAGGTGTAATCATCGACAAAGAACGAGTACACCCTGGAATGCCTAAAAAAGTGGAAGACGCTAAAATCGCTCTCTTAAACTGTCCAATAGAAGTTAAAGAAACTGAAGTGGACGCTGAAATCAGAATCACTGATCCTACTCAAATGCAGGCCTTTATTGAGCAAGAAGAACAAATGATCCGAGACATGGTTTCATCCATCGTCGACACTGGAGCTCAAGTTGTATTCTCTCAAAAAGGTATTGATGACTTGGCACAACACTACTTATCTAAAGCTGGTGTAATGGCTGTTAGAAGAGTCAAAAAGTCTGACATTGAAAAATTATCCAAAGCTACTGGTGCTAAAGTAGTAACTAACATTGAAGACCTCTCTGCTGATGATCTTGGAGATGCGGGACTCGTATCTGAAAAGAAAATCTCTGGTGAAGAAATGATCTTTGTAGAAGACTGCAAAGAACCTAAAGCAGTGACCTTATTAGTTAGAGGATCTACTGGCCATGTGGTTAGTGAAATCGAGCGAGCAATTGACGACGCTATCGGAGTAGTAGCTGCTACTGTTGAAGATGGTAAGGTTGTTGCTGGTGGAGGAGCTCCTGAAATTGAAATCGCTAAACGCTTAAAAGACTATGCTGATGCTATCAGTGGAAGAGAACAACTCGCAATCACTGCTTTTGCAGAAGCTTTAGAAGTTGTCCCTAAAACCTTAGCTGAAAACGCAGGTCTCGACAGTATTGATTCCCTGGTGGACTTAAGAGCTGCTCACGAGAACTCTGTTTACATGGGATTAGATGTTTTCGAAGGTGCTGTTACTGATATGTATAAAGCTGGAGTTATTGAACCTCACAGGGTCAAAAAACAAGCTATTCAGTCTGCATCTGAAGCCGCAGAAATGATCCTCCGAATCGACGATGTTATTGCTTCCAGCGGTGCTGGACGACCAGACATGGAAGGTATGGAAGGTATGGGTGGTATGCCTGGCGGTATGCCTCCAATGATGTAA
- a CDS encoding acetyl-CoA acetyltransferase (Catalyzes the synthesis of acetoacetyl coenzyme A from two molecules of acetyl coenzyme A. It can also act as a thiolase, catalyzing the reverse reaction and generating two-carbon units from the four-carbon product of fatty acid oxidation), which translates to MRDVAIIGVSQTKFGELWDESFRDLITDAGLGAIKDAEIEGADLEAMYVGNMSAGLFVQQEHIASLIADHAGLSPIPCTRVEAACASGGLALRNGIMAVASGYHDIVISAGVEKMTDVVDPTPAIATASDQEWEAQQGVTFPSLYAMMARRHMHEFGTTREQMAMVSVINHKNAAKNPRAQYPMEVSVEQVMNSTMVADPLRLLDCSPISDGAAAAILCPAEDAKKYTDTPIYVKASAQSSGSIALQDRKSLTTIDATVNAARKAFQMANMTPKDIDMVEVHDCFSINGILAIEDIGFVEKGKGGPAIEDGMTQLDGAIPVNPSGGLKARGHPLGATGIAQAAELVWQLRGEAGKRQVEGAEVGMAHNIGGTGGTAAVHILSR; encoded by the coding sequence ATGAGAGATGTTGCGATTATTGGAGTATCACAAACCAAATTTGGAGAATTATGGGACGAATCATTCCGAGATTTAATCACAGACGCCGGCCTAGGTGCTATTAAAGATGCAGAGATAGAAGGTGCAGATCTAGAAGCTATGTATGTAGGAAACATGTCTGCTGGTCTTTTTGTACAGCAAGAGCACATTGCTTCTCTTATTGCAGATCATGCAGGACTTAGTCCCATCCCATGCACCCGTGTGGAAGCGGCTTGTGCATCAGGAGGACTAGCCTTAAGAAATGGAATTATGGCTGTGGCCTCTGGTTACCATGATATAGTAATTTCTGCAGGTGTAGAAAAAATGACTGATGTTGTTGATCCAACCCCGGCCATTGCTACTGCTTCTGATCAGGAATGGGAAGCTCAACAGGGAGTTACTTTCCCCTCACTTTATGCAATGATGGCTCGCCGTCACATGCATGAGTTTGGAACTACTAGAGAACAAATGGCCATGGTTTCTGTAATTAACCACAAAAACGCTGCTAAAAATCCTCGGGCCCAATACCCTATGGAAGTTAGTGTAGAACAAGTAATGAATTCTACCATGGTAGCAGATCCATTAAGATTACTAGATTGCTCACCTATATCTGACGGGGCCGCTGCAGCAATATTATGTCCTGCAGAAGACGCTAAAAAATACACTGACACCCCGATCTACGTAAAAGCCTCTGCACAATCATCTGGATCCATTGCCCTGCAAGATAGGAAAAGTCTAACTACTATCGACGCCACTGTTAACGCTGCACGTAAAGCGTTCCAAATGGCCAACATGACACCTAAAGACATCGACATGGTAGAAGTACACGACTGTTTCAGTATAAATGGTATTTTGGCCATTGAAGATATTGGATTTGTGGAAAAAGGAAAAGGTGGTCCAGCCATAGAAGATGGAATGACACAACTGGACGGTGCGATCCCAGTAAATCCATCTGGTGGATTAAAAGCCCGTGGTCACCCATTGGGAGCTACTGGTATTGCTCAGGCCGCAGAACTGGTATGGCAACTACGTGGGGAAGCCGGTAAAAGACAAGTTGAAGGAGCAGAAGTCGGTATGGCCCACAACATTGGTGGAACCGGTGGAACAGCTGCTGTGCATATCCTATCCAGATAA
- a CDS encoding ATP-dependent protease LonB: MTTTIEASDIKKTDEKNSEVTQDDVYKTSKDIEVPKMLIDQIIGQDEAVETLRKAAKQRRNVLLIGEPGVGKSMIARAMAELLPPEELQDILVYPNMEDSNNPLIGAVPAGEGKKIVMNHKNKSKGQDEKKNLLMMMVFAVILIIGFMMNQILIAIIAMAFVFMAFLQMRPRSTVMVPKLLVNSENKTIAPFIDGTGAHSGALLGDVRHDPYQSGGLGTPAHERVESGMIHRAHNGVLYVDEIGTMKMKTQQELLTAMQEGMYSITGQSETSSGAMVRSQAVPCDFVLVASGNIQVLEGMHIALRSRIRGYGYEVFMRDSMPDTPENRQSLVQFVAQEVENDGRIPHFNKEAVNEIIREAQRRSGKKESLTLKLRDLGGLIRAAGDIAKGESAEFVTAEHVSNAKKLARTLEQQIADRYIVQKKKYSVFKSEGGEIGRVNGLAIIGDRSGIILPIAAEAAPAQSKDEGKIIATGKLGEIALEAVQNVSALIKKYTGTDISNYDIHIQFLQAYDGVEGDSASVSIATAVISALEEIPIDQSVALTGSLSIRGDVLPVGGVTGKIEAAAEAGIKKVLIPKSNMDDVLLEKRYEEQIEVIPVETLGDVIKYALLGKGKTGFVEKMQKISEIVPKTILKNPTTH, encoded by the coding sequence ATGACAACCACCATAGAAGCATCAGATATCAAAAAAACGGATGAAAAAAATTCAGAAGTTACTCAAGATGATGTTTATAAAACCTCTAAAGACATAGAGGTTCCGAAAATGCTAATTGACCAAATTATTGGTCAGGACGAGGCTGTGGAAACACTAAGAAAGGCTGCTAAACAGCGCCGAAATGTACTTCTAATTGGAGAGCCAGGTGTAGGAAAGTCAATGATTGCCCGGGCTATGGCCGAACTTCTCCCTCCAGAAGAATTACAGGATATTTTAGTATACCCTAATATGGAAGATTCAAATAATCCCCTAATCGGAGCAGTTCCTGCTGGTGAAGGCAAAAAAATTGTAATGAACCACAAAAACAAGTCCAAAGGTCAGGATGAGAAGAAAAATCTGCTCATGATGATGGTTTTTGCAGTTATCCTAATTATTGGGTTTATGATGAATCAAATTTTAATTGCCATAATTGCCATGGCATTTGTTTTCATGGCTTTTCTACAAATGAGGCCAAGATCCACTGTAATGGTCCCAAAATTACTGGTCAACAGTGAAAACAAAACTATTGCTCCGTTTATCGACGGTACTGGTGCCCATTCAGGTGCTTTATTAGGGGATGTCCGGCACGACCCTTACCAGTCTGGTGGACTGGGAACACCCGCTCACGAAAGAGTAGAATCTGGAATGATTCACCGAGCACACAATGGTGTTCTTTATGTGGATGAAATAGGAACCATGAAGATGAAAACCCAGCAAGAGCTTTTAACTGCTATGCAAGAAGGAATGTACTCTATAACTGGTCAAAGTGAGACTAGTAGTGGGGCCATGGTCCGATCTCAAGCGGTTCCTTGTGACTTTGTGCTGGTAGCATCAGGAAATATTCAGGTTTTAGAAGGAATGCACATAGCACTACGATCTCGTATTAGAGGATATGGATACGAAGTATTCATGAGAGATTCCATGCCAGATACTCCTGAAAACCGGCAAAGTCTGGTGCAATTTGTGGCCCAAGAAGTGGAAAATGATGGAAGAATACCTCACTTTAATAAAGAAGCTGTTAATGAAATAATTCGAGAAGCACAACGAAGATCTGGTAAAAAAGAGTCTTTAACTCTTAAATTAAGAGATTTAGGTGGTCTAATAAGAGCTGCAGGTGATATTGCTAAGGGTGAATCTGCTGAATTTGTTACTGCGGAACACGTCTCTAATGCTAAAAAATTGGCCAGAACTTTAGAACAGCAAATTGCTGATAGATACATTGTTCAAAAGAAAAAATACAGTGTATTCAAATCAGAAGGTGGAGAAATTGGCCGGGTAAATGGTTTAGCAATTATTGGTGATAGAAGTGGTATTATACTTCCAATAGCTGCTGAGGCTGCTCCTGCTCAAAGTAAAGATGAAGGTAAAATTATTGCTACTGGTAAACTGGGAGAGATTGCATTGGAAGCTGTTCAAAACGTAAGTGCTTTGATTAAAAAGTACACTGGAACAGATATTTCCAACTACGATATTCACATACAGTTCTTACAGGCCTATGACGGTGTGGAAGGTGACAGTGCTAGTGTATCTATTGCCACAGCAGTAATTTCTGCCTTAGAAGAAATTCCTATTGACCAATCTGTTGCTCTAACCGGATCTCTAAGTATTCGTGGAGATGTTCTACCAGTTGGTGGAGTAACTGGAAAAATAGAAGCCGCCGCTGAGGCTGGAATCAAAAAAGTCCTTATTCCTAAATCTAATATGGATGATGTACTACTAGAAAAACGATACGAAGAACAAATCGAAGTGATTCCGGTGGAAACCTTAGGGGATGTTATTAAATACGCACTTCTTGGAAAAGGAAAGACTGGGTTTGTTGAAAAAATGCAAAAAATTAGTGAAATAGTACCAAAGACTATTTTAAAGAACCCTACTACTCACTAA
- a CDS encoding cobyric acid synthase CobQ, which produces MSQLTSKCIMVQGTSSNAGKSVMVAALCRIFSKMGYKVAPFKSQNMSLNSYTTKENREIAIAQVLQAEAAGVDPSYHMNPILLKPKEDFVSQVIVHGQPAGDMNFYHYQQNFREHALKAIEESLEYLKKEYEIIVIEGAGSPAEINMRNRDLANMEIAHLADADVILVADIDRGGVFASIAGTFSLLDEKDRSRIKGIVINKFRGNLDILMPGIEQIEEIVGVPVLGVLPYEPSLKLPEEDSASLSERKYRGQGNINIGVIRLPRISNFTDIDPLEYEDDLGIRLIELGESLDNLDAIIIPGTRNTINDMVELEKSGSADKIRELSKQLPIMGICGGYQMLGDKIVDEENKESKYGSVNGLGLLNIESKFGTVPKIITQSEADVIDRSIFKNIQDESVKGYELHEGITDIKDTSPLFKVSKGCGNTLDSGFDGAISGMVFGTYFHGIFHNFNFRRVFTDQLRIKKGLKPLGFGEDPFETSKQFSIDKLAQIVEENVDMDFINNLITKIK; this is translated from the coding sequence ATGTCTCAATTAACTTCAAAATGTATAATGGTACAGGGAACTTCTTCCAATGCCGGTAAAAGTGTGATGGTGGCAGCATTGTGTAGAATATTTTCTAAAATGGGTTACAAAGTAGCTCCTTTTAAATCACAGAATATGTCCCTCAACTCATATACTACTAAAGAAAACAGAGAAATAGCCATAGCTCAGGTCTTGCAGGCCGAAGCCGCAGGTGTTGATCCGTCTTACCACATGAATCCCATACTTTTAAAGCCAAAAGAAGATTTTGTTTCCCAAGTAATAGTTCACGGCCAACCTGCCGGAGATATGAATTTTTATCATTATCAGCAGAATTTTAGGGAACATGCACTTAAAGCAATTGAGGAATCTTTGGAATATCTAAAAAAAGAATACGAAATCATTGTAATCGAAGGTGCAGGATCTCCAGCTGAAATAAACATGAGAAATCGGGACCTAGCCAACATGGAAATTGCTCATCTAGCCGATGCTGATGTCATTCTGGTGGCGGACATTGATCGTGGCGGAGTTTTCGCTTCCATTGCTGGTACTTTTTCTCTTCTCGATGAAAAAGACCGTAGCAGAATCAAAGGAATAGTTATAAACAAGTTCAGGGGAAACCTTGATATTTTAATGCCTGGAATTGAACAAATAGAAGAAATTGTGGGAGTTCCAGTTCTGGGAGTTCTTCCTTATGAGCCCAGTTTAAAATTACCTGAAGAAGATTCTGCTTCACTATCTGAGAGAAAATACAGGGGCCAGGGAAATATTAATATTGGGGTGATAAGACTTCCCCGAATTTCTAATTTCACAGATATTGATCCTTTAGAATATGAAGACGATTTAGGAATTAGATTAATCGAACTTGGAGAAAGTCTGGATAATTTAGATGCAATTATCATACCTGGAACCAGAAACACTATTAATGATATGGTTGAACTAGAAAAATCCGGTTCCGCCGATAAAATCCGTGAATTATCTAAACAACTTCCAATTATGGGAATATGTGGAGGATATCAGATGCTTGGGGATAAAATAGTCGATGAGGAAAACAAAGAGTCCAAATATGGTAGTGTTAATGGTTTAGGCCTTTTAAATATAGAAAGTAAATTTGGAACTGTTCCTAAAATTATTACCCAAAGTGAAGCAGATGTTATTGATAGATCCATTTTTAAAAATATTCAGGATGAATCCGTAAAAGGATATGAACTCCACGAAGGAATTACTGATATAAAAGATACAAGTCCCTTGTTCAAGGTCAGCAAAGGCTGTGGAAATACACTAGATTCTGGATTTGATGGAGCAATCTCCGGAATGGTTTTTGGAACTTATTTCCATGGAATTTTCCACAATTTCAACTTCAGAAGAGTATTTACCGACCAATTAAGGATTAAAAAAGGATTAAAACCCCTAGGTTTTGGTGAAGATCCTTTTGAAACCAGCAAACAATTTTCTATTGATAAATTGGCCCAGATTGTAGAAGAAAATGTAGATATGGATTTTATAAATAATTTAATTACAAAAATAAAATGA